The following proteins are co-located in the Aegilops tauschii subsp. strangulata cultivar AL8/78 unplaced genomic scaffold, Aet v6.0 ptg000228l_obj, whole genome shotgun sequence genome:
- the LOC141028537 gene encoding uncharacterized protein, with protein sequence MRAQNDPWFAEYLLRIGNGTEETNDDGEILLPTSICVPNKTDDTALDRLIDSIYQTGNAYLKDPEYITSRAILSTRNDCVDKINLKMIDRFQGEEMVYHSFDSVEDDPHNYYPPEFLNTLTPNGLPPHMLKLKKNCPIILLRNIDPANGLCNGTRLVVRGFQKNAIDAKIVVGQHFGMRVFLPRIPLCSSDDDMFPFSFKRKQFPNNQAVNFGVRIQDYLIVLKEDVFMF encoded by the exons ATGAGGGCTCAAAACGACCCATGGTTCGCAGAATACCTACTACGCATTGGAAATGGAACCGAGGAGACAAATGATGATGGTGAAATACTTCTACCTACAAGTATATGTGTGCCAAATAAGACGGATGATACCGCCTTGGATAGACTTATTGACAGTATCTACCAAACGGGGAATGCTTACCTAAAAGATCCAGAGTACATCACCTCAAGAGCAATTTTATCCACAAGGAATGACTGCGTAGACAAGATCAACCTAAAAATGATTGATCGCTTCCAAGGGGAGGAGATGGTGTACCACAGCTTCGATTCAGTAGAAGACGACCCACATAACTACTATCCACCAGAATTCCTAAACACCCTAACCCCAAATGGACTGCCTCCACATATGCTGAAGCTCAAAAAAAATTGTCCAATCATACTACTCAGGAACATTGACCCTGCTAATGGGCTCTGCAACGGCACCAGACTGGTCGTACGTGGATTTCAGAAAAATGCAATTGATGCAAAGATTGTGGTAGGGCAGCACTTTGGAATGCGAGTTTTCTTGCCTCGGATACCATTATGCTCATCTGACGACGACATGTTCCCGTTCAGTTTTAAGAGAAAACAGTTTCCA AACAATCAAGCTGTCAACTTCGGAGTTAGAATTCAGGACTACTTGATCGTCTTGAAGGAGGATGTCTTCATGTTCTGA